One part of the Musa acuminata AAA Group cultivar baxijiao chromosome BXJ1-5, Cavendish_Baxijiao_AAA, whole genome shotgun sequence genome encodes these proteins:
- the LOC135673682 gene encoding sterol 3-beta-glucosyltransferase UGT80A2-like isoform X2: protein MAENSNSMGESDKDGSASSPAVERNLPRASTMPKGTKYAEKSETSSEGPNLERSKTEKHGQNSPHDDPTAQLFDDKIPDKQKTLNQIATVKDDGTVVVDVPSNFETKSINLRSENIYGEAVDEEPVDLPDLQYRPPMQIVILIVGTRGDVQPFVAIGKLLQAYGHRVRLATHANFREFVLTAGLEFYPLGGDPKILAEYMVKNKGFLPSAPSEIPIQRKQIKEIIFSLLSACKDPDIGTDVPFKVDAIIANPPAYGHTHVAEALKVPIHIFFTMPWTPTSEFPHPLSHVKQSAGYRPVQEPGKMTKIIVEALKITGQRGIINKGWGGLGNLAEPKDYVYLLDNVPHDWLFPQCKAMVHHGGAGTTAAGLRAACPTTIVPFFGDQPFWGERVHARGLGPSPIPVDQFSLEKLVDAIMFMMTPKVKENAVQLAKAMETEDGVSGAVKAFLKHLPPKISPQVTPEPSSFVDFLVAPIRRNTYGDWKSIVKTAGKI, encoded by the exons ATGGCGGAGAACAGCAACAGCATGGGGGAGAGCGACAAAGATGGATCCGCCTCCTCTCCCGCGG TCGAGAGAAATCTTCCTAGGGCAAGCACAATGCCTAAAGGGACAAAATATGCTGAAAAATCAGAGACTTCCTCAGAAGGACCAAATCTAGAAAGGTCCAAAACTGAGAAACATGGGCAAAATAGTCCACATGATGACCCAACAGCCCAATTATTTGACGACAAGATTCCTGACAAACAAAAG ACGTTAAATCAAATAGCTACAGTGAAGGATGATGGGACTGTTGTGGTAGATGTTCCAAGCAATTTTGAAACCAAATCAATAAATTTGAGATCTGAGAATATATATGGTGAAGCAGTTGATGAAGAGCCAGTAGATTTGCCTGATCTACAGTATCGACCTCCGATGCAAATAGTCATTCTTATTGTTGGGACACGAGGTGATGTGCAACCATTTGTTGCTATTGGAAAACTTTTGCAG GCCTATGGTCATCGTGTTAGGCTGGCAACTCATGCAAATTTCAGGGAATTTGTTTTAACTGCTGGCTTGGAGTTTTATCCTCTAGGTGGAGATCCAAAAATTCTTGCTGAAT ATATGGTTAAGAATAAAGGTTTCTTACCTTCTGCACCATCGGAGATACCTATCCAACGGAAACAGATTAAAGAAATTATATTTTCCTTGCTTTCAGCCTGTAAGGATCCTGATATTGGCACCGATGTTCCGTTCAAAGTCGATGCTATAATTGCAAATCCACCCGCATATG GGCATACACATGTGGCTGAGGCGCTAAAAGTACCAATTCACATTTTTTTTACAATGCCATGGAC ACCAACTAGTGAATTTCCGCATCCTCTTTCCCATGTCAAGCAATCTGCTGGATATAga CCTGTTCAAGAACCTGGAAAAATGACAAAGATTATTGTGGAGGCACTAAAAATTACTGGTCAAAGAGGCATCATCAATAAGGGCTGGGGTGGCCTTGGAAATT TGGCAGAACCCAAGGATTACGTGTACCTGCTGGATAATGTTCCCCATGACTGGTTATTCCCGCAGTGTAAGGCAATG GTGCATCATGGTGGTGCTGGAACAACAGCCGCTGGGCTTAGGGCTGCT TGCCCAACTACTATTGTACCTTTCTTTGGTGACCAACCTTTTTGGGGAGAACGAGTGCATGCCAGGGGACTGGGACCCTCACCTATCCCTGTTGATCAATTTTCACTAGAAAAATTGGTTGATGCAATAATGTTCATGATGACACCGAAG GTGAAAGAAAATGCTGTCCAACTAGCCAAAGCCATGGAAACGGAGGATGGTGTTTCTGGAGCTGTTAAAGCATTTCTAAAGCATCTTCCTCCAAAAATCTCACCTCAAGTTACACCTGAACCATCAAGCTTCGTGGATTTCTTGGTTGCTCCTATTAGAAG AAACACTTATGGTGATTGGAAGTCCATAGTCAAGACTGCAGGAAAGATTTAG
- the LOC135673682 gene encoding sterol 3-beta-glucosyltransferase UGT80A2-like isoform X3 — MAENSNSMGESDKDGSASSPAVERNLPRASTMPKGTKYAEKSETSSEGPNLERSKTEKHGQNSPHDDPTAQLFDDKIPDKQKTLNQIATVKDDGTVVVDVPSNFETKSINLRSENIYGEAVDEEPVDLPDLQYRPPMQIVILIVGTRGDVQPFVAIGKLLQAYGHRVRLATHANFREFVLTAGLEFYPLGGDPKILAEYMVKNKGFLPSAPSEIPIQRKQIKEIIFSLLSACKDPDIGTDVPFKVDAIIANPPAYGHTHVAEALKVPIHIFFTMPWTPTSEFPHPLSHVKQSAGYRPVQEPGKMTKIIVEALKITGQRGIINKGWGGLGNLAEPKDYVYLLDNVPHDWLFPQCKAMVHHGGAGTTAAGLRAACPTTIVPFFGDQPFWGERVHARGLGPSPIPVDQFSLEKLVDAIMFMMTPKVKENAVQLAKAMETEDGVSGAVKAFLKHLPPKISPQVTPEPSSFVDFLVAPIRSIHA; from the exons ATGGCGGAGAACAGCAACAGCATGGGGGAGAGCGACAAAGATGGATCCGCCTCCTCTCCCGCGG TCGAGAGAAATCTTCCTAGGGCAAGCACAATGCCTAAAGGGACAAAATATGCTGAAAAATCAGAGACTTCCTCAGAAGGACCAAATCTAGAAAGGTCCAAAACTGAGAAACATGGGCAAAATAGTCCACATGATGACCCAACAGCCCAATTATTTGACGACAAGATTCCTGACAAACAAAAG ACGTTAAATCAAATAGCTACAGTGAAGGATGATGGGACTGTTGTGGTAGATGTTCCAAGCAATTTTGAAACCAAATCAATAAATTTGAGATCTGAGAATATATATGGTGAAGCAGTTGATGAAGAGCCAGTAGATTTGCCTGATCTACAGTATCGACCTCCGATGCAAATAGTCATTCTTATTGTTGGGACACGAGGTGATGTGCAACCATTTGTTGCTATTGGAAAACTTTTGCAG GCCTATGGTCATCGTGTTAGGCTGGCAACTCATGCAAATTTCAGGGAATTTGTTTTAACTGCTGGCTTGGAGTTTTATCCTCTAGGTGGAGATCCAAAAATTCTTGCTGAAT ATATGGTTAAGAATAAAGGTTTCTTACCTTCTGCACCATCGGAGATACCTATCCAACGGAAACAGATTAAAGAAATTATATTTTCCTTGCTTTCAGCCTGTAAGGATCCTGATATTGGCACCGATGTTCCGTTCAAAGTCGATGCTATAATTGCAAATCCACCCGCATATG GGCATACACATGTGGCTGAGGCGCTAAAAGTACCAATTCACATTTTTTTTACAATGCCATGGAC ACCAACTAGTGAATTTCCGCATCCTCTTTCCCATGTCAAGCAATCTGCTGGATATAga CCTGTTCAAGAACCTGGAAAAATGACAAAGATTATTGTGGAGGCACTAAAAATTACTGGTCAAAGAGGCATCATCAATAAGGGCTGGGGTGGCCTTGGAAATT TGGCAGAACCCAAGGATTACGTGTACCTGCTGGATAATGTTCCCCATGACTGGTTATTCCCGCAGTGTAAGGCAATG GTGCATCATGGTGGTGCTGGAACAACAGCCGCTGGGCTTAGGGCTGCT TGCCCAACTACTATTGTACCTTTCTTTGGTGACCAACCTTTTTGGGGAGAACGAGTGCATGCCAGGGGACTGGGACCCTCACCTATCCCTGTTGATCAATTTTCACTAGAAAAATTGGTTGATGCAATAATGTTCATGATGACACCGAAG GTGAAAGAAAATGCTGTCCAACTAGCCAAAGCCATGGAAACGGAGGATGGTGTTTCTGGAGCTGTTAAAGCATTTCTAAAGCATCTTCCTCCAAAAATCTCACCTCAAGTTACACCTGAACCATCAAGCTTCGTGGATTTCTTGGTTGCTCCTATTAGAAG CATTCATGCTTGA
- the LOC135673682 gene encoding sterol 3-beta-glucosyltransferase UGT80A2-like isoform X1 has product MAENSNSMGESDKDGSASSPAVERNLPRASTMPKGTKYAEKSETSSEGPNLERSKTEKHGQNSPHDDPTAQLFDDKIPDKQKTLNQIATVKDDGTVVVDVPSNFETKSINLRSENIYGEAVDEEPVDLPDLQYRPPMQIVILIVGTRGDVQPFVAIGKLLQAYGHRVRLATHANFREFVLTAGLEFYPLGGDPKILAEYMVKNKGFLPSAPSEIPIQRKQIKEIIFSLLSACKDPDIGTDVPFKVDAIIANPPAYGHTHVAEALKVPIHIFFTMPWTPTSEFPHPLSHVKQSAGYRPVQEPGKMTKIIVEALKITGQRGIINKGWGGLGNLAEPKDYVYLLDNVPHDWLFPQCKAMVHHGGAGTTAAGLRAACPTTIVPFFGDQPFWGERVHARGLGPSPIPVDQFSLEKLVDAIMFMMTPKVKENAVQLAKAMETEDGVSGAVKAFLKHLPPKISPQVTPEPSSFVDFLVAPIRRCFFSPQVTFCAFYVVKERHLWWNIYLYARVHISYPTSY; this is encoded by the exons ATGGCGGAGAACAGCAACAGCATGGGGGAGAGCGACAAAGATGGATCCGCCTCCTCTCCCGCGG TCGAGAGAAATCTTCCTAGGGCAAGCACAATGCCTAAAGGGACAAAATATGCTGAAAAATCAGAGACTTCCTCAGAAGGACCAAATCTAGAAAGGTCCAAAACTGAGAAACATGGGCAAAATAGTCCACATGATGACCCAACAGCCCAATTATTTGACGACAAGATTCCTGACAAACAAAAG ACGTTAAATCAAATAGCTACAGTGAAGGATGATGGGACTGTTGTGGTAGATGTTCCAAGCAATTTTGAAACCAAATCAATAAATTTGAGATCTGAGAATATATATGGTGAAGCAGTTGATGAAGAGCCAGTAGATTTGCCTGATCTACAGTATCGACCTCCGATGCAAATAGTCATTCTTATTGTTGGGACACGAGGTGATGTGCAACCATTTGTTGCTATTGGAAAACTTTTGCAG GCCTATGGTCATCGTGTTAGGCTGGCAACTCATGCAAATTTCAGGGAATTTGTTTTAACTGCTGGCTTGGAGTTTTATCCTCTAGGTGGAGATCCAAAAATTCTTGCTGAAT ATATGGTTAAGAATAAAGGTTTCTTACCTTCTGCACCATCGGAGATACCTATCCAACGGAAACAGATTAAAGAAATTATATTTTCCTTGCTTTCAGCCTGTAAGGATCCTGATATTGGCACCGATGTTCCGTTCAAAGTCGATGCTATAATTGCAAATCCACCCGCATATG GGCATACACATGTGGCTGAGGCGCTAAAAGTACCAATTCACATTTTTTTTACAATGCCATGGAC ACCAACTAGTGAATTTCCGCATCCTCTTTCCCATGTCAAGCAATCTGCTGGATATAga CCTGTTCAAGAACCTGGAAAAATGACAAAGATTATTGTGGAGGCACTAAAAATTACTGGTCAAAGAGGCATCATCAATAAGGGCTGGGGTGGCCTTGGAAATT TGGCAGAACCCAAGGATTACGTGTACCTGCTGGATAATGTTCCCCATGACTGGTTATTCCCGCAGTGTAAGGCAATG GTGCATCATGGTGGTGCTGGAACAACAGCCGCTGGGCTTAGGGCTGCT TGCCCAACTACTATTGTACCTTTCTTTGGTGACCAACCTTTTTGGGGAGAACGAGTGCATGCCAGGGGACTGGGACCCTCACCTATCCCTGTTGATCAATTTTCACTAGAAAAATTGGTTGATGCAATAATGTTCATGATGACACCGAAG GTGAAAGAAAATGCTGTCCAACTAGCCAAAGCCATGGAAACGGAGGATGGTGTTTCTGGAGCTGTTAAAGCATTTCTAAAGCATCTTCCTCCAAAAATCTCACCTCAAGTTACACCTGAACCATCAAGCTTCGTGGATTTCTTGGTTGCTCCTATTAGAAGGTGTTTTTTTTCACCTCAAGTTACATTCTGTGCATTTTATGTTGTTAAAGAAAGGCATTTATGGTGGAACATATATCTATATGCTAGAGTACATATATCTTACCCTACCAGTTATTAA
- the LOC135673682 gene encoding sterol 3-beta-glucosyltransferase UGT80A2-like isoform X4, with product MAENSNSMGESDKDGSASSPAVERNLPRASTMPKGTKYAEKSETSSEGPNLERSKTEKHGQNSPHDDPTAQLFDDKIPDKQKAYGHRVRLATHANFREFVLTAGLEFYPLGGDPKILAEYMVKNKGFLPSAPSEIPIQRKQIKEIIFSLLSACKDPDIGTDVPFKVDAIIANPPAYGHTHVAEALKVPIHIFFTMPWTPTSEFPHPLSHVKQSAGYRPVQEPGKMTKIIVEALKITGQRGIINKGWGGLGNLAEPKDYVYLLDNVPHDWLFPQCKAMVHHGGAGTTAAGLRAACPTTIVPFFGDQPFWGERVHARGLGPSPIPVDQFSLEKLVDAIMFMMTPKVKENAVQLAKAMETEDGVSGAVKAFLKHLPPKISPQVTPEPSSFVDFLVAPIRRCFFSPQVTFCAFYVVKERHLWWNIYLYARVHISYPTSY from the exons ATGGCGGAGAACAGCAACAGCATGGGGGAGAGCGACAAAGATGGATCCGCCTCCTCTCCCGCGG TCGAGAGAAATCTTCCTAGGGCAAGCACAATGCCTAAAGGGACAAAATATGCTGAAAAATCAGAGACTTCCTCAGAAGGACCAAATCTAGAAAGGTCCAAAACTGAGAAACATGGGCAAAATAGTCCACATGATGACCCAACAGCCCAATTATTTGACGACAAGATTCCTGACAAACAAAAG GCCTATGGTCATCGTGTTAGGCTGGCAACTCATGCAAATTTCAGGGAATTTGTTTTAACTGCTGGCTTGGAGTTTTATCCTCTAGGTGGAGATCCAAAAATTCTTGCTGAAT ATATGGTTAAGAATAAAGGTTTCTTACCTTCTGCACCATCGGAGATACCTATCCAACGGAAACAGATTAAAGAAATTATATTTTCCTTGCTTTCAGCCTGTAAGGATCCTGATATTGGCACCGATGTTCCGTTCAAAGTCGATGCTATAATTGCAAATCCACCCGCATATG GGCATACACATGTGGCTGAGGCGCTAAAAGTACCAATTCACATTTTTTTTACAATGCCATGGAC ACCAACTAGTGAATTTCCGCATCCTCTTTCCCATGTCAAGCAATCTGCTGGATATAga CCTGTTCAAGAACCTGGAAAAATGACAAAGATTATTGTGGAGGCACTAAAAATTACTGGTCAAAGAGGCATCATCAATAAGGGCTGGGGTGGCCTTGGAAATT TGGCAGAACCCAAGGATTACGTGTACCTGCTGGATAATGTTCCCCATGACTGGTTATTCCCGCAGTGTAAGGCAATG GTGCATCATGGTGGTGCTGGAACAACAGCCGCTGGGCTTAGGGCTGCT TGCCCAACTACTATTGTACCTTTCTTTGGTGACCAACCTTTTTGGGGAGAACGAGTGCATGCCAGGGGACTGGGACCCTCACCTATCCCTGTTGATCAATTTTCACTAGAAAAATTGGTTGATGCAATAATGTTCATGATGACACCGAAG GTGAAAGAAAATGCTGTCCAACTAGCCAAAGCCATGGAAACGGAGGATGGTGTTTCTGGAGCTGTTAAAGCATTTCTAAAGCATCTTCCTCCAAAAATCTCACCTCAAGTTACACCTGAACCATCAAGCTTCGTGGATTTCTTGGTTGCTCCTATTAGAAGGTGTTTTTTTTCACCTCAAGTTACATTCTGTGCATTTTATGTTGTTAAAGAAAGGCATTTATGGTGGAACATATATCTATATGCTAGAGTACATATATCTTACCCTACCAGTTATTAA